A stretch of DNA from Actinomycetota bacterium:
GCAATCGATATTCCGAGTAAGATGATGCGCCCGACATTGGGCCGAGCCCGCCGCTTCGGGCGTATAGCCGTGACTTTGCCCGGTTTGCGCCGCGCCTTCGCCGGCGTGACTTTAGCGCCCGACGCGGTTTTGAGCTGCGCCGGTTTAAGGGACTTCATAGTCGTCCGCTGTTTATTCTTGCCCCTTTGCTCTGTTCTCACAGCTATCTCTCTTGCCGTATCGATTGCTACGAATATTGGTAGAGCGCCCCAGCGCCCGCCGGCCAACCTTCTTAACTATAATATTACAATCGCTCGCGGTAAAAAGAAAGCCCGCCTTGGCCGCTGCGCGTCGAGCGTCAACCGCCATACCGAACGGCTCAAACGCGATGGACCTTTATCAGATTAGTAGTTCCCGGCACATTTACCAGCACGCCGGCGGTGATTACCACGAGGTCTCCGCTGTCTATCAAGCCGACCCTGAGCGGGATGTCGACGGCAATATCGAACATGTTGTCGAGATGAATGCTCGGGCTCGCGACAAGCGGGATGACGCCCCATGAGAGTTGGAGCTGCCGAACGACTTCCGGGCTCGGGCTCACCGCCACTATCGGCTGGAGCGGGCGGTGTTTTGCGACCTGCCTGGCGGTCTCGCCCGACTGCGTGGAGGTGATAATGGCTTTAGCCTTGAGCGACGAGGCGATTTCGCACGTAGCCCGGCTAATCGCCGAGGTCGTGCCGACAGCTTTACCTTTGGCTCCGCCGCGGTCGACGCAATAGGTAAGAACCTTCTCCGCTTCCATGATGCTCCGCCCCATCATCTCGACGCTCTCAATCGGAAATCTGCCCATCGCGGTCTCGCCCGAGAGCATCAAGGCGTCGCTCCCATCCAAAACCGCGTTGGCGACATCGCTTACTTCGGCGCGCGTAGGGCGGGGGTTGCGTATCATCGAATCGAGCATCTGAGTCGCGGTGATGACCGGCTTGGCCGCCTTCATGCACCTGTCGATGATCATCTTCTGCACAAACGGGACCTTCTCGGTAGGCATCTCGATACCGAGGTCGCCCCGTGCTATCATTATGCCGTGCGAAACCCTTAAAATATCATCGAAGTCCTCGACCGCTTCGGTCTTTTCGATCTTGGCGATTACTTTGGCGCTGGAAGATGCCTCCGCTATCAGGCTCAGCAGCAACTCGATATCCTCCGCGTTCCTGACGAACGATAGGCCGACCCAGTCTACGCCCTTCTCAAGGCCAAACTCTAAATCGGCACGATCTTTCTCGGAGAGCGGCGAGAGGCTGACCTTGACGCCCGGAAGATGAACTCCCCGGCGCGAATTGAGCGGGCCGCCCTCGATGATTCGGGTGCGCACATCTTCGCCCTCGACCCCCAGCACTTCCAGCGTTATTAAACCTTCGTCTATCAAGACGGTGTCGCCCGGCCGCACATCCCCGGGCAGGTCGTGGTAGTTGATAGAGACGGCGTCTTTAGTGCCGAGAATATCGCGAGTGGTGACGACAAACTCGTCACCGTCGATAAGCTCTACTTCACCGCCATCGACCTCGCCGACCCTGAGTTTTGGGCCCGCGAGGTCCATAAGAACCGGGATGGGCCGGCCGGTCTCCTCTTCCATGGCCCGTGTAAATTTGATTGTGAGGGCGTGGTCGTCGTGCGTTCCGTGCGCCATATTGATACGCACGACATCCATGCCGGCATCGAGCAGCCTTCTCATGACCGTTTTATCCCGGCTAGCCGG
This window harbors:
- the pyk gene encoding pyruvate kinase, with protein sequence MRHAKIVCTIGPASRDKTVMRRLLDAGMDVVRINMAHGTHDDHALTIKFTRAMEEETGRPIPVLMDLAGPKLRVGEVDGGEVELIDGDEFVVTTRDILGTKDAVSINYHDLPGDVRPGDTVLIDEGLITLEVLGVEGEDVRTRIIEGGPLNSRRGVHLPGVKVSLSPLSEKDRADLEFGLEKGVDWVGLSFVRNAEDIELLLSLIAEASSSAKVIAKIEKTEAVEDFDDILRVSHGIMIARGDLGIEMPTEKVPFVQKMIIDRCMKAAKPVITATQMLDSMIRNPRPTRAEVSDVANAVLDGSDALMLSGETAMGRFPIESVEMMGRSIMEAEKVLTYCVDRGGAKGKAVGTTSAISRATCEIASSLKAKAIITSTQSGETARQVAKHRPLQPIVAVSPSPEVVRQLQLSWGVIPLVASPSIHLDNMFDIAVDIPLRVGLIDSGDLVVITAGVLVNVPGTTNLIKVHRV